One genomic segment of Mesoterricola silvestris includes these proteins:
- a CDS encoding HAD-IG family 5'-nucleotidase — protein sequence MKNIIPSLLPVPRFIEQGEQVHLPHARMVFPLRNIHFRDVRAVGFDMDYTLSHYKSPEIEELAYCHSVRLLVAEKGYPAWLLDTHFDPAFAIRGLVLDGARGNLLKLDSARQVVRACHGSRPLTREEVDAVYGRRRLVSRAGAYRSIDTLFEIPECHLYAVLVDALDRGDLPGLDFLGIFQDVRWAIDSAHRNGVMKAEILANRDLYILRDPDLPTALDRWKRAGKKLFVVSNSEWTFTEGVLSFLLDGQDPARPLWTDYFDLVVVSSRKPVFFLETQPAEPLPGQKAAYSGGNALWMEELLDARGEEILYVGDHIYGDILRSKKNVSWHTMLLIPELAWQLEQLEEQATELQEFLRLESARRKSEIRASLLENLYERNREHRHLLAPVVSHEALQALDLEAGAMKGEIDASRKATQLQAQEIMRLDARLESTFNARWGSIFRDGYEQTRFADQIQTYACAYTGRISNLYLVDPSTALYAPVPTLPHERI from the coding sequence ATGAAGAACATCATCCCGTCCCTGCTGCCGGTTCCGCGCTTCATCGAACAGGGGGAGCAGGTGCACCTGCCCCATGCCCGCATGGTCTTCCCTCTGCGCAACATCCACTTCCGGGACGTGCGGGCCGTGGGCTTCGACATGGACTACACCCTGAGCCATTACAAGTCCCCGGAAATCGAGGAGCTGGCGTACTGCCACTCCGTTCGTCTCCTGGTGGCCGAGAAGGGCTACCCCGCCTGGCTCCTGGACACCCACTTCGACCCGGCCTTCGCCATCCGCGGCCTGGTGCTGGACGGGGCCCGGGGCAACCTCCTGAAACTGGACAGCGCCCGGCAGGTGGTGCGGGCCTGCCATGGCAGCCGGCCCTTGACCCGGGAGGAGGTGGACGCCGTGTACGGCCGCCGGCGGCTCGTGTCCCGGGCCGGAGCCTACCGGAGCATCGACACCCTCTTCGAGATCCCCGAATGCCACCTGTACGCGGTGCTGGTGGACGCCCTGGACCGGGGCGACCTCCCGGGCCTGGACTTCCTCGGCATCTTCCAGGACGTGCGCTGGGCCATCGACTCGGCCCACCGCAACGGCGTGATGAAGGCCGAGATCCTGGCCAACCGGGACCTGTACATCCTCCGGGACCCGGACCTGCCCACGGCCCTGGACCGCTGGAAGCGGGCCGGCAAGAAACTTTTCGTGGTGAGCAACAGCGAATGGACCTTCACCGAGGGGGTCCTCAGCTTCCTCCTGGACGGCCAGGACCCCGCCCGCCCCCTGTGGACCGACTACTTCGATCTGGTCGTCGTGAGCTCCCGGAAGCCCGTTTTTTTCCTGGAAACGCAACCGGCCGAACCGCTTCCGGGGCAAAAGGCCGCCTATTCCGGAGGTAATGCACTCTGGATGGAGGAATTGCTGGATGCCAGGGGAGAGGAGATCCTCTACGTGGGGGACCATATCTACGGCGATATCCTCCGGTCCAAAAAGAATGTTTCCTGGCACACCATGCTGCTCATCCCGGAATTGGCCTGGCAACTTGAGCAACTGGAAGAACAGGCGACCGAATTGCAGGAATTCCTTCGTCTGGAGTCCGCCCGCCGGAAATCGGAGATCCGGGCCTCCCTCCTTGAGAACTTATATGAAAGAAACAGGGAACATCGCCACCTCCTCGCCCCGGTGGTTTCCCATGAGGCCCTCCAGGCTTTGGACTTGGAAGCCGGGGCCATGAAAGGCGAAATTGACGCTTCACGAAAGGCCACCCAGCTCCAGGCCCAGGAAATCATGAGGCTGGATGCCCGGCTGGAATCAACCTTCAATGCCCGATGGGGCTCCATTTTCCGTGACGGATATGAACAAACCCGTTTCGCGGATCAAATTCAAACGTATGCTTGCGCATATACCGGGCGAATCAGTAATCTGTACCTGGTAGATCCCTCCACCGCTCTTTATGCGCCGGTGCCGACGCTTCCGCACGAACGGATCTGA
- a CDS encoding SPOR domain-containing protein yields the protein MAARDSQTVVLSRQAILLVTAVGVGLLTLSYVLGVQVGKQSAALRRPLSRDAGEELEELPATMADQLKALEQSGSGTGFEKPQEPKAPEAAPPKAAEPPKAEVPKPEPKKPDAPRKDDGHWTLQLVSTPDAAEARTVSGKARAAGFKTETVSEKGLYKVRLTSPTGRDAADASMQKLKSHGFKPFAIKVD from the coding sequence ATGGCCGCCCGTGATTCCCAGACCGTCGTTTTGAGCCGTCAGGCCATCCTCCTGGTTACGGCGGTGGGCGTGGGCCTCCTGACCCTCTCCTATGTGCTGGGGGTCCAGGTGGGCAAGCAGAGCGCGGCCCTGCGGCGCCCCCTTTCCCGGGACGCCGGCGAGGAACTGGAGGAGCTCCCCGCCACCATGGCCGACCAGCTCAAGGCCCTGGAGCAGTCCGGCTCCGGCACGGGCTTCGAGAAGCCCCAGGAGCCCAAGGCCCCCGAGGCCGCCCCCCCCAAGGCGGCCGAGCCTCCCAAGGCCGAGGTCCCCAAGCCCGAACCCAAGAAGCCCGACGCCCCCCGGAAGGACGACGGCCACTGGACCCTGCAACTGGTTTCCACCCCCGACGCCGCCGAGGCCCGGACCGTTTCCGGCAAGGCCCGGGCCGCGGGCTTCAAGACGGAGACCGTTTCCGAAAAGGGCCTCTACAAGGTCCGCCTGACCTCCCCCACGGGCCGCGACGCCGCCGACGCCTCCATGCAGAAGCTGAAGAGCCACGGATTCAAGCCTTTCGCCATCAAGGTGGATTGA
- a CDS encoding NADH-quinone oxidoreductase subunit A: MTEPVSYFIPILLLLILSALVGAAILVVSGRILPGLLKPDNPKGHKLTPYECGAPPLQAGARHRYSVKFYLVAMLFILFDVEAAFLLPWAVQFKAHLWTFWAGVSFVATLLVGYVYAWGRGALDWER; encoded by the coding sequence ATGACCGAACCCGTCTCCTATTTCATCCCGATCCTGCTCCTGCTCATCCTCTCGGCCCTGGTGGGGGCGGCGATCCTCGTGGTGTCCGGAAGGATCCTCCCCGGGCTGCTGAAGCCGGACAACCCCAAGGGGCACAAGCTTACCCCCTACGAATGCGGCGCCCCCCCCCTCCAGGCCGGGGCCCGCCACCGCTACAGCGTGAAGTTCTACCTGGTGGCCATGCTCTTCATCCTCTTCGACGTGGAAGCCGCCTTCCTCCTGCCCTGGGCCGTGCAGTTCAAGGCGCACCTCTGGACCTTCTGGGCCGGGGTGAGCTTCGTGGCCACCCTCCTGGTGGGCTACGTTTACGCGTGGGGCAGGGGCGCCCTGGACTGGGAGCGCTGA
- a CDS encoding helix-turn-helix domain-containing protein: MKRFDSNSDAPLSVSSLGDRIKAVRLTWRWSQEEMAEALRVDQASISFWERDKIKPSGSAIVALASLFRTSTDALEEGTGFRIPDPPSHPESAKVDREFPRSVSLPAGSEDVVMVVDLADGSSKGKQLSEAMMSLVQGVKDSRRVWVVLE; encoded by the coding sequence TTGAAGCGATTCGATTCCAATTCCGACGCCCCGCTCTCCGTCTCCTCGCTGGGAGACCGCATCAAGGCCGTCCGCCTCACCTGGCGATGGTCCCAGGAGGAGATGGCCGAAGCCCTGCGCGTTGACCAGGCCTCCATATCGTTCTGGGAACGGGACAAGATCAAGCCTTCCGGGTCCGCCATCGTGGCCCTGGCCTCCCTGTTCCGCACCAGCACCGACGCCCTGGAGGAGGGCACGGGGTTCCGCATCCCGGACCCCCCCTCCCACCCCGAATCCGCCAAGGTGGACCGGGAGTTCCCCCGCAGCGTCAGCCTCCCCGCCGGCAGCGAGGACGTGGTGATGGTGGTGGACCTGGCCGACGGGTCCTCCAAGGGCAAGCAGCTGTCCGAAGCCATGATGAGCCTCGTCCAGGGGGTCAAGGACAGCCGCCGCGTCTGGGTGGTCCTGGAGTAG